From Synchiropus splendidus isolate RoL2022-P1 chromosome 10, RoL_Sspl_1.0, whole genome shotgun sequence, the proteins below share one genomic window:
- the prmt2 gene encoding protein arginine N-methyltransferase 2, whose translation MQTEDEHEPELYVARCHFLASGSDQLSFGTGDRLRVHVKADSEWWWAELQGVCGYVPAKYLRQEGEEPEEDAMPEDPWQDEEYFDSYGTLRLHLEMLSDKSRTETYRQVIDTNSASLQRKVILDLGCGTGIISMFCAKLAQPSAVYAVEASSMADYTRQLVRHNHCEEVVTVLQGRAEDVQLPEQVDVLVSEWMGNCLLFEFMVESVLLARDRWLKAGGTMWPSSATLTLVPCQAKSYFQEKMDFWENPYGLDFTPLQSLAHQEFFTKPKFSHLLEPEDCLATPSDIITLDMQTLQVSDLEEMEGEFHFSVREPGVCHGFAAWFSVGFESLERNAAAVVLDTGPHSEPTHWKQTLFMLDQPIHLNAGDSISGSVRLSRNPIWRRHMTVNFHWNIKGRSEKSEHNHVGKKSFPMWR comes from the exons ATGCAGACGGAAGACGAGCATGAACCAGAGCTGTACGTGGCCCGGTGTCATTTCCTGGCGAGCGGAAGTGACCAG TTAAGCTTCGGCACCGGTGACAGGCTGCGGGTCCACGTCAAGGCGGACTCTGAATGGTGGTGGGCCGAGCTGCAGGGCGTGTGTGGCTATGTCCCTGCAAAGTACCTCCgacaggagggagaggagcCGGAGGAGGATGCTATGCCCGAGGACCCTTGGCAGGACGAGGAGTACTTCGACAGCTATGGGACCCTG AGACTCCATCTGGAGATGCTGTCGGACAAGAGCCGCACCGAAACGTACCGCCAGGTCATTGACACCAACAGTGCCTCCCTGCAGAGGAAAGTCATCTTGGATCTGGGATGTGGGACCGGCATCATCAGCATGTTCTGTGCCAAGCTGGCCCAACCTTCAGCG GTGTACGCGGTGGAAGCCAGCTCCATGGCAGACTACACCAGGCAGCTAGTGAGGCACAACCACTGTGAAGAGGTGGTCACGGTGCTCCAGGGCCGAGCTGAAGACGTCCAGCTGCCCGAGCAGGTGGACGTCCTGGTGTCTGAGTGGATGGGAAACTGCCTGCTG TTTGAATTCATGGTGGAGTCGGTCCTGCTGGCCAGGGACCGTTGGTTGAAGGCAGGAGGAACAATGTGGCCTTCTTCTGCTACGCTCACCCTGGTGCCATGTCAGGCCAAGAGCTACTTCCAGGAAAAAATGGACTTCTGGGAGAATCCCTACGGCCTTGACTTCACTCCCTTACA ATCTTTGGCACATCAGGAGTTCTTCACCAAGCCCAAGTTCAGCCACCTGCTCGAGCCTGAGGACTGTCTGGCCACtcccagtgacatcatcactttgGACATGCAGACGCTGCAAGTGTCAGATCTGGAG GAAATGGAGGGCGAGTTTCACTTCAGCGTGCGGGAGCCCGGAGTGTGTCACGGCTTTGCTGCCTGGTTCAGTGTTGGTTTTGAGAGTCTGGAGAgaaatgcagctgcagtggtgctgGACACCGGACCTCACTCTGA GCCGACACACTGGAAGCAGACTCTGTTCATGCTGGACCAGCCGATTCATCTGAACGCAGGAGACTCGATCAGCGGGTCCGTTCGCCTGAGTAGGAACCCCATATGGCGGCGTCACATGACCGTCAACTTTCACTGGAACATCAAAGGCCGCTCTGAGAAGTCCGAACATAACCAT GTGGGCAAAAAGAGTTTCCCCATGTGGAGGTGa
- the LOC128766071 gene encoding zinc finger protein 239, translated as MVEDSSMQEPGCTLLPNTETAESEQNVQLEPHCCSLCSKTFISAAHLTLHLATHNKERKFRCSTCGKFFHQSSHLMTHKVIHSGDRPFKCPDCGKTFGRASHLKTHRRLHTGEKPFKCTYCDKSFTQKAGLLAHVRLHTGERPYKCEKCGEGFRTLPILLAHKAEKSLGQEKRPVAAPQATESILEDLKCGVCCRTFVRSSYIRLHIRLKKGQRPYHCRVCNKTFVKLDSFVNHCEKHLMQKREKNKDNQGQAAQDPGFVSGTTPAPPQTTDATQCSKTKSKAELDQKNLSDA; from the coding sequence ATGGTTGAAGACAGCAGCATGCAGGAGCCCGGGTGCACGTTACTGCCCAACACGGAGACAGCAGAGTCAGAGCAGAACGTCCAGCTGGAGCCACACTGCTGCTCCCTGTGCAGCAAGACCTTCATCTCTGCAGCCCACCTGACTCTCCACCTTGCCACACACAACAAGGAGCGGAAGTTCAGGTGCAGCACCTGCGGAAAGTTCTTCCATCAGTCCTCTCACCTCATGACGCATAAGGTGATCCACAGCGGGGACCGGCCCTTCAAATGCCCCGACTGCGGGAAGACGTTCGGACGAGCTTCACACCTGAAGACCCACCGCCGCCTTCACACGGGCGAGAAGCCGTTCAAGTGCACCTACTGCGACAAGTCCTTCACTCAGAAGGCCGGTCTCCTGGCGCACGTCCGCCTTCACACCGGTGAGCGGCCGTACAAGTGCGAGAAGTGCGGAGAGGGTTTTCGTACTTTGCCCATTCTGCTGGCTCACAAGGCCGAAAAGTCCCTGGGGCAGGAGAAAAGGCCGGTGGCGGCGCCACAGGCGACGGAGAGCATCCTGGAGGACCTCAAGTGCGGCGTCTGCTGTCGCACCTTCGTACGCTCCTCCTATATCCGACTGCACATCCGCCTCAAGAAGGGACAGAGACCCTATCACTGCAGGGTCTGCAACAAGACCTTTGTCAAACTAGATTCCTTTGTGAACCACtgtgaaaaacacttgatgcagaaaagagaaaaaaacaaggacAACCAGGGTCAAGCGGCTCAAGATCCCGGTTTTGTGTCCGGCACCACGCCAGCGCCTCCCCAGACCACAGACGCCACCCAGTGTTCAAAGACAAAATCCAAAGCAGAACTCGATCAGAAAAACCTCTCAGATGCTTGA